A window of Agrobacterium tumefaciens contains these coding sequences:
- a CDS encoding SDR family NAD(P)-dependent oxidoreductase has protein sequence MKGLEGKRAIVTGAASGIGRSTSLRLAKEGAAVLAIDQELVKLRTLEEPGTEKIQTLAADIGDPAITEKINDVIGSNARIDVLINCAARGGGKLAEHTSEKELSDFLDLNVVAQFRLCRLAISRMAGGGVIVNVGSMFGETGASAMAAYSISKAAVSGMTRQLATDYGPMGVRVVAVAPGLIETPRTADRMKSDPWLTANLVGRSALRRAGSAEDVASAIAFLASDEAAYITGVVLPVDGGWSVAGLPREKD, from the coding sequence GTGAAAGGTTTAGAAGGAAAACGCGCAATAGTGACCGGAGCGGCTTCAGGCATTGGCCGCTCCACATCGTTGAGACTGGCGAAAGAGGGTGCCGCCGTACTGGCGATTGATCAGGAGCTAGTGAAGCTACGCACACTCGAAGAGCCAGGCACGGAGAAAATCCAAACCCTTGCCGCCGACATCGGCGATCCTGCTATCACGGAAAAGATAAATGACGTTATCGGATCGAACGCAAGGATAGACGTCCTCATCAATTGTGCTGCGCGAGGAGGGGGAAAGCTTGCGGAGCACACTTCAGAAAAGGAACTCTCCGATTTTCTAGACCTCAATGTTGTAGCGCAGTTCCGGCTATGCCGGCTTGCAATATCGCGTATGGCGGGGGGCGGCGTTATCGTTAATGTTGGGTCAATGTTTGGGGAAACAGGTGCCTCCGCCATGGCGGCTTATTCGATCTCAAAGGCCGCTGTCAGCGGTATGACGCGCCAATTGGCTACCGACTATGGCCCCATGGGCGTCCGAGTTGTGGCGGTCGCGCCCGGTCTGATCGAGACGCCACGTACCGCTGATCGAATGAAGTCCGACCCATGGTTGACTGCAAACCTGGTCGGCCGATCGGCTTTGCGTCGAGCCGGTTCAGCTGAAGATGTCGCCAGCGCGATTGCTTTTTTAGCGAGTGATGAGGCTGCTTACATTACCGGGGTGGTTCTACCGGTCGATGGGGGATGGTCGGTCGCGGGCCTGCCGCGCGAGAAAGATTGA
- a CDS encoding tautomerase family protein: protein MPFISIQHLAGAFTIEQQTALIADITDAFVRQGGEGIRPAVHMSITEIGSGLWASGGHPLTIEEVQARRAKRAAETGSV from the coding sequence ATGCCATTTATCAGCATTCAACATCTTGCAGGGGCTTTCACGATCGAACAGCAGACGGCGCTTATCGCCGACATCACGGACGCCTTTGTCCGACAGGGAGGGGAGGGGATTCGACCGGCGGTCCATATGTCGATTACGGAAATTGGTAGCGGTTTATGGGCCTCTGGCGGACATCCGCTTACGATTGAGGAGGTTCAAGCCCGCCGCGCAAAAAGGGCCGCTGAGACAGGGAGCGTGTGA
- a CDS encoding SDR family NAD(P)-dependent oxidoreductase — protein sequence MDMKLNEKVVMISGTGGGQGRAAALAFAKEGAWVVGCDVNVEAASETVELVTAAGGRMMSLHPLDLADPDDAGRWMRAAIEEFGGIDILYNNAGALHARGPFAQSTLDEWHRTIRDELTIVYVACRAVWQHLVSRGGGVIINTASVSGHIEFLPMRSAAHGAAKAGVLGLTRMLAAEGAVHGIRAVSISPGVTRTPATQRFWNGTNEQRAVGASMIAKVPSARPAEPDDIAAAAVFLASGHADYIKATDLLVDGGVHGVSFTIIE from the coding sequence ATGGACATGAAGTTGAATGAAAAGGTCGTGATGATCTCTGGGACGGGGGGAGGACAAGGTAGAGCGGCGGCTCTTGCATTTGCGAAAGAGGGTGCATGGGTCGTGGGATGCGATGTGAACGTCGAAGCCGCCAGCGAGACGGTCGAGTTAGTCACCGCTGCAGGTGGACGCATGATGTCTCTACACCCGCTCGATCTAGCTGATCCGGACGATGCAGGACGGTGGATGCGGGCCGCCATCGAAGAATTCGGGGGTATCGATATCCTATACAACAACGCAGGCGCTTTGCATGCCCGCGGCCCCTTTGCCCAGTCCACCCTTGATGAGTGGCACAGAACAATTCGGGATGAGCTTACAATCGTCTACGTCGCGTGCCGTGCCGTGTGGCAGCACTTAGTTTCGCGTGGCGGCGGCGTGATCATCAATACGGCGTCAGTTTCGGGCCATATCGAGTTTCTGCCGATGCGAAGTGCCGCTCATGGAGCGGCCAAAGCCGGTGTATTGGGTTTGACACGCATGTTGGCGGCTGAGGGCGCAGTTCATGGCATAAGAGCGGTGAGCATAAGTCCTGGGGTGACAAGGACGCCTGCAACCCAACGGTTTTGGAACGGAACTAACGAACAACGTGCAGTTGGAGCGAGCATGATCGCCAAGGTGCCGAGCGCCCGGCCTGCGGAACCCGACGATATCGCAGCTGCGGCCGTCTTCTTGGCGTCCGGTCATGCCGACTACATCAAGGCCACGGACCTTCTTGTAGATGGCGGTGTTCACGGCGTCTCGTTCACAATCATCGAGTAG
- a CDS encoding cupin domain-containing protein, giving the protein MDAPANLKPITPQEEEALRQLYADFSDEHLMPLWTQLDDLMPRHPSPKAVAHIWKWAKLYPLAKRSGDLVPVGRGGERRAIGLGNPGLGGRPYISPTLWAAIQYLGPKETAPEHRHSQNAFRFVVEGEGVWTVVNGDPVRMSRGDLLLTPGWNFHGHHNETDKPMAWIDGLDIPFSQQNDVGFFEFGSERVTDYATPRFSRSERLWAHPGLRPLSGLHETVSSPIAAYRWEYTDRALTEQLLLEDEGQPATVEQGHAAIRYINPTNGGDVMPTIRAEFHRLRAGATTPARREVGSSVFQVFEGSGSVILDGKVQQLDVGDLFVVPSWISWSLQAETQFDLFRFSDAPIMERLGFARTHIDDGER; this is encoded by the coding sequence ATGGACGCCCCTGCGAACTTGAAGCCCATCACGCCCCAAGAAGAGGAAGCTCTGAGGCAACTCTACGCGGACTTCAGCGACGAACATCTTATGCCGCTGTGGACACAGCTTGACGACTTGATGCCGAGGCATCCCTCACCAAAAGCCGTTGCTCATATCTGGAAGTGGGCAAAGCTTTATCCTCTTGCAAAGCGCTCGGGTGATCTGGTTCCTGTTGGCCGGGGCGGGGAACGACGCGCCATTGGGCTTGGGAACCCGGGCCTTGGGGGGCGGCCGTACATCAGCCCAACATTGTGGGCAGCAATCCAGTATCTCGGTCCAAAGGAAACGGCCCCAGAACACCGGCATTCGCAGAATGCATTTCGCTTCGTTGTGGAAGGAGAGGGCGTCTGGACGGTCGTTAACGGTGACCCAGTCCGCATGAGCCGTGGCGACCTCTTGCTGACGCCGGGTTGGAATTTTCATGGCCACCACAATGAGACTGACAAGCCGATGGCATGGATAGATGGTCTGGACATTCCGTTTTCTCAGCAAAATGATGTCGGCTTTTTTGAATTTGGTTCTGAACGGGTCACCGACTACGCGACTCCGAGATTTTCCAGATCTGAGCGCTTGTGGGCCCACCCAGGTCTTCGTCCGTTATCGGGACTGCATGAAACCGTAAGCTCCCCAATCGCAGCTTATAGGTGGGAGTACACGGATCGGGCGCTTACAGAGCAACTCCTACTCGAGGATGAGGGGCAGCCAGCGACCGTTGAGCAGGGTCATGCAGCGATCCGTTATATCAATCCGACGAACGGTGGAGATGTGATGCCGACCATCAGAGCAGAGTTCCATCGTCTGCGCGCCGGCGCCACAACGCCTGCCCGCCGAGAAGTCGGTTCAAGTGTTTTTCAAGTTTTCGAGGGCTCAGGTTCCGTCATACTCGATGGGAAGGTACAACAACTTGATGTCGGCGACCTGTTCGTCGTTCCGTCATGGATATCGTGGTCGCTGCAAGCGGAAACACAGTTCGATCTGTTTCGCTTCTCGGATGCTCCGATCATGGAGCGCCTTGGTTTTGCACGCACGCACATTGACGATGGCGAACGCTAG
- a CDS encoding maleylpyruvate isomerase family mycothiol-dependent enzyme — translation MTHNKYIDDQTALRERQGRGARYDSPAAPAQELMLARRGTAYFARILKGIKDEDLDVASMIPHWTRRHVIAYIAYQARQLALMIEAVHDGSPIPVFDTQTMSTLIEDGATLPARALRNLFDHAEVHLNVVWRDLSADNWAATVMLDGTQVGIRETPWIRARAVWVHAVDLASQGSFLDFPAVLLNELLNDLGTTASFAKYSFERQSNDCWIIRPDREQEPIFAHPADAVRWLSGRGARGLSGLPRTDATFEIPLWPQIFAASA, via the coding sequence GTGACGCACAATAAATACATCGACGACCAGACTGCATTGAGGGAGAGGCAGGGGAGAGGCGCGCGATATGATTCACCTGCCGCCCCTGCACAGGAACTGATGCTTGCCCGTCGCGGCACTGCCTATTTCGCCAGGATCCTGAAGGGCATCAAGGACGAAGACCTCGATGTGGCATCGATGATCCCACATTGGACCCGGCGGCATGTGATAGCCTACATCGCTTATCAGGCACGGCAGTTGGCGCTTATGATAGAGGCGGTTCATGACGGTTCGCCTATTCCTGTCTTTGACACTCAAACGATGAGCACGCTCATAGAAGACGGCGCTACGCTTCCTGCGCGTGCACTTCGAAACCTCTTTGATCATGCCGAGGTGCATTTGAACGTTGTCTGGCGCGACCTGTCGGCGGACAATTGGGCTGCGACGGTTATGTTGGACGGTACGCAGGTCGGGATCAGAGAAACCCCTTGGATCCGAGCCCGCGCTGTCTGGGTACATGCTGTAGATCTCGCAAGCCAAGGCTCGTTTCTTGATTTTCCGGCCGTGCTGCTCAACGAATTGCTGAATGATCTAGGTACGACAGCGTCATTTGCGAAATACTCTTTTGAGCGGCAGAGCAACGACTGCTGGATCATCCGTCCGGACCGAGAACAAGAACCAATTTTCGCGCATCCCGCTGATGCCGTGCGCTGGCTAAGCGGACGGGGCGCAAGGGGGCTAAGTGGCCTACCTCGCACCGACGCTACCTTCGAAATTCCACTTTGGCCTCAAATCTTCGCCGCATCTGCTTAA
- a CDS encoding fumarylacetoacetate hydrolase family protein, with protein sequence MTSVVLFDVPPAPTVAVAGLQTRFPVNRIFCVGRNYVEHAKEMGVEVDRETPFYFLKSPHAIVESGAQIAYPPGTSNYHYEMEFVVAIGSPAYKVSVKNALSHVYGYATGLDMTRRDLQLDARAKGRPWDLGKDFEQSAVISTVVRQEEFGAIADQRIWLEVDGRTLQDAQLSDLVWRVPELISHLSGFYHLQPGDVIFTGTPAGVGAVVPGNVIRGGIDGLPGIELHIGQES encoded by the coding sequence ATGACTTCTGTCGTTCTTTTCGACGTACCTCCTGCCCCAACCGTTGCGGTCGCAGGGCTACAAACGCGCTTTCCCGTAAACAGGATCTTTTGCGTTGGCCGAAACTATGTCGAGCACGCCAAAGAGATGGGCGTGGAAGTCGACCGCGAGACACCGTTTTATTTCCTGAAATCGCCACATGCCATCGTGGAGAGCGGAGCGCAAATTGCCTACCCGCCCGGAACCTCGAACTATCACTACGAAATGGAATTTGTTGTTGCCATTGGAAGCCCCGCCTACAAGGTGTCCGTGAAAAACGCACTTAGCCATGTCTACGGCTATGCAACGGGCCTTGACATGACCAGACGAGATCTTCAGCTCGACGCGCGAGCAAAGGGTCGCCCCTGGGACCTTGGCAAAGACTTTGAGCAATCGGCTGTGATATCGACAGTCGTAAGGCAAGAGGAATTTGGCGCCATCGCTGATCAACGAATATGGCTCGAAGTGGACGGAAGAACCCTTCAGGATGCGCAGCTTTCTGATCTGGTCTGGCGTGTTCCAGAGCTCATTAGCCATCTGTCGGGATTTTACCACCTTCAGCCTGGCGACGTCATTTTTACAGGCACGCCCGCAGGGGTCGGCGCTGTTGTACCGGGGAATGTAATCCGCGGCGGCATCGACGGCCTGCCCGGTATCGAATTGCACATCGGGCAAGAATCGTGA
- the maiA gene encoding maleylacetoacetate isomerase yields the protein MKFFGYFRSSSAYRCRIAFNLKGITPDFISVHLRRDGGQQKRSEYRAINPQALVPTLEEGGFLLTQSLAIIEWLDETRPAPPLLPADTNERAWVRAFAQAIACDIHPLQNLRVLDYLKTDLGHDQKVADEWCRRWISEGLAACEMLLQNRPFDGAFVSGNAPGLADLCLIPQLFSADRFGVDTSAFRQLKVIRERCESLDAFALAHPAKQPDAEV from the coding sequence ATGAAGTTTTTTGGTTATTTTCGTAGTTCGTCTGCCTACCGCTGCCGCATCGCTTTTAACCTGAAAGGGATCACGCCCGATTTCATTTCGGTTCATCTCAGGCGCGACGGTGGCCAGCAAAAGAGATCCGAGTATCGTGCAATCAATCCTCAGGCGCTTGTGCCAACGCTTGAAGAAGGTGGTTTCTTACTGACGCAATCGTTGGCGATCATCGAGTGGCTGGACGAAACCCGCCCTGCCCCTCCGCTATTGCCGGCTGATACAAACGAACGTGCTTGGGTGCGCGCATTTGCACAAGCAATCGCGTGCGACATTCATCCTCTTCAAAATCTCCGTGTTCTGGATTATTTGAAAACAGATCTTGGCCATGACCAGAAAGTCGCTGATGAGTGGTGCCGACGGTGGATATCAGAGGGGCTCGCGGCATGTGAGATGCTCCTGCAAAATCGTCCATTTGACGGCGCTTTCGTTTCGGGAAATGCTCCGGGGCTCGCGGATTTATGCCTCATTCCGCAGTTGTTCTCCGCTGATAGGTTCGGCGTAGATACCTCGGCATTTCGGCAGCTCAAGGTGATCCGTGAACGTTGTGAATCGCTTGACGCCTTTGCGCTCGCACATCCAGCAAAGCAACCGGATGCTGAAGTCTGA